A portion of the Desmodus rotundus isolate HL8 chromosome 8, HLdesRot8A.1, whole genome shotgun sequence genome contains these proteins:
- the CYP8B1 gene encoding 7-alpha-hydroxycholest-4-en-3-one 12-alpha-hydroxylase, with translation MVLWGPVLGALLVAVVGYLCLLGLLRQRRPQEPPLDKGSVPWLGHAMAFRRNMLEFLKHMRAKHGDVFTVQLGGQYFTFLMDPLSFGPILRDTKRKLDFVEYAEKLVLKVFGYQSGPGDHRMIHSASTKHLMGDGLEDLNKTMRDCLSLVILGPAGQRPDARSWQEDGLFHFCYSALFKAGYLSLFGCTKDVEQDLLQAEELFVQFRKFDRLFPRFVYSLLGPREWLEVGRLQRLFHKTLSVTHSLEKDGISNWIAYMLQFLREQGVAPAMQDKFNFMMLWASQGNTGPTSFWALLFLLKHPEAMQALREEAAHVLGEARLEAGQSFDFEVSTLQRTPVLDSVMEETLRLRAAPTLLRVVNGDHTLQMASGEEYQLRSGDIVALFPYLSVHMDPDIHPQPTAFKYDRFLNPDGTRKVDFYKAGKKIHHYTMPWGSGVSMCPGRFLALSEMKLFILLMITHFDLELVDPDTPMPPVDPQRWGFGTTQPSHDVRFRYRLRSPE, from the coding sequence ATGGTGCTCTGGGGCCCAGTGCTGGGAGCCCTTCTGGTGGCCGTGGTGGGATACCTGTGCTTGCTGGGGCTGCTCCGGCAGCGCAGGCCCCAGGAGCCCCCTCTGGATAAAggctctgtgccctggctgggccaCGCCATGGCTTTCCGGAGGAATATGCTGGAATTCCTGAAGCACATGCGGGCCAAGCATGGGGACGTGTTCACAGTGCAGCTCGGGGGCCAGTACTTCACCTTCCTCATGGACCCCCTCTCCTTCGGCCCCATCCTCAGGGACACGAAGAGGAAACTAGACTTTGTGGAGTATGCGGAAAAACTGGTGCTAAAGGTATTTGGGTACCAGTCCGGGCCGGGAGACCACCGGATGATACACTCAGCCAGCACCAAACACCTCATGGGCGACGGCTTGGAGGATCTCAACAAAACCATGCGGGACTGCCTGTCCTTGGTCATCCTGGGGCCGGCGGGCCAGCGTCCGGATGCCAGGAGCTGGCAAGAGGATGGCCTCTTTCACTTCTGCTACAGCGCCTTGTTCAAGGCCGGCTACCTGAGCTTGTTTGGCTGCACAAAGGACGTGGAACAGGACCTACTACAGGCAGAGGAGCTATTTGTACAGTTCCGCAAGTTCGACCGCCTGTTCCCCAGGTTTGTTTACTCCTTGCTGGGGCCCCGGGAGTGGCTAGAAGTGGGCCGGCTCCAGCGTCTCTTCCACAAGACCCTGTCTGTGACACACAGCCTGGAGAAGGATGGTATCAGCAACTGGATAGCCTACATGCTTCAGTTTCTGAGGGAGCAGGGAGTAGCCCCGGCCATGCAGGACAAGTTCAACTTCATGATGCTCTGGGCCTCCCAGGGGAACACGGGGCCCACCTCTTTCTGGGCCCTCTTGTTCCTGCTGAAGCACCCAGAAGCCATGCAGGCATTGAGAGAGGAGGCTGCCCACGTCCTGGGGGAGGCCAGGCTGGAGGCCGGGCAGTCTTTCGACTTCGAGGTCAGCACCCTGCAGCGCACCCCAGTGCTGGACAGTGTGATGGAGGAGACACTTCGCCTGCGGGCAGCGCCCACCCTCCTCAGGGTGGTGAATGGTGACCACACCCTGCAGATGGCCAGCGGGGAGGAGTACCAGCTCCGCAGTGGGGACATTGTGGCCCTCTTTCCTTACCTCTCAGTACACATGGACCCCGACATCCACCCCCAGCCCACTGCCTTCAAGTACGACCGCTTCCTCAACCCCGACGGCACCCGGAAAGTGGACTTCTACAAGGCAGGCAAAAAGATCCACCACTATACCATGCCATGGGGCTCGGGCGTCTCCATGTGCCCCGGGAGGTTCTTGGCCCTGAGCGAGATGAAGCTCTTCATCCTGCTCATGATCACGCACTTCGACCTGGAGCTGGTGGACCCTGACACGCCCATGCCACCCGTGGACCCCCAGCGCTGGGGCTTTGGCACCACGCAGCCCAGCCACGACGTGCGCTTCCGGTACCGCCTGCGGTCTCCTGAGTGA
- the ACKR2 gene encoding atypical chemokine receptor 2 — protein sequence MATTASPQPLLTTKVASSENSSSFYDYEDYLDLEAFLLCRKDEVLSFSRVFLPVVYSLVFVLGLGGNLLLLAVLLRYVPRRRMTEIYLLNLAISNLLFVVTLPFWVISVAWHWVFGSFLCKAVSTLYTINLYSGIFFISCMSLDKYLEIVHAQAHHRLRTWVKRWVLVVVVWAVALAVSIPDMIFVQAHENPVGVWNCYPDFGGHGTFWKLLLRFQQNILGFLLPLLAMIFFYSRIALVLVRRKPPGRGRALKTAVALVVAFFVLWFPYNLVLFLHSLMDLKVLWDCKASRYLDYALQVTESIAFFHCCFTPVLYAFSVRCFSQYLKASLATVCGRHQAPCPPQAPLSSCCESSNLTGQEEMTSVNDLGERQAEDPPNKEGVGEKETQVAMPQSDERGWDPA from the coding sequence ATGGCCACCACCGCCTCCCCTCAGCCGCTGCTCACCACCAAGGTCGCCAGTTCTGAGAACAGCAGCTCCTTCTATGACTACGAGGACTACTTGGACCTGGAAGCCTTCCTGCTCTGCAGGAAGGACGAGGTGCTGTCTTTTAGCAGAGTCTTCCTGCCGGTCGTCTACAGCCTGGTctttgtgctgggcctgggcggGAACCTCCTTCTTCTAGCGGTCTTGCTCCGGTACGTGCCTCGCAGGCGGATGACAGAGATCTATCTGTTGAACCTGGCTATCTCCAACCTCCTGTTCGTGGTGACCCTGCCCTTCTGGGTCATCTCCGTGGCCTGGCATTGGGTCTTTGGGAGTTTTTTGTGCAAGGCGGTGAGCACTCTCTATACCATCAACCTCTACAGTGGCATCTTCTTCATTAGCTGCATGAGCCTAGACAAATACCTAGAGATCGTCCATGCTCAGGCCCACCACAGGCTGAGGACCTGGGTCAAGCGCTGGGTCCTTGTGGTCGTGGTCtgggctgtggccctggctgtCTCCATCCCTGACATGATCTTTGTGCAGGCACATGAAAACCCCGTGGGTGTGTGGAACTGCTATCCGGATTTCGGGGGGCACGGGACCTTCTGGAAGCTCCTTCTCCGCTTCCAGCAGAATATCCTGGGGTTTCTCCTTCCACTCCTTGCCATGATCTTCTTCTATTCCCGCATTGCTTTGGTCCTGGTCAGGCGGAAGCCCCCAGGCCGGGGCCGGGCTCTGAAGACAGCCGTCGCCCTCGTGGTGGCCTTCTTCGTGCTGTGGTTCCCATACAACCTCGTCTTGTTTCTGCACTCGCTGATGGACCTGAAAGTGTTATGGGACTGCAAGGCCAGCCGGTACCTGGATTACGCACTGCAGGTAACAGAGAGCATCGCCTTCTTTCACTGCTGCTTCACGCCTGTCCTCTACGCCTTCTCCGTCCGCTGCTTCAGCCAGTACCTGAAGGCGTCCCTGGCCACTGTGTGTGGGCGGCACCAGGCACCttgccctccccaggccccactgTCCAGCTGTTGTGAGAGTAGCAACCTCACTGGCCAAGAAGAAATGACCAGCGTGAATGACCTTGGGGAAAGGCAGGCTGAGGACCCCCCCAACAAGGAGGGTGTAGGGGAAAAGGAAACCCAAGTGGCCATGCCACAGTCTGATGAGAGAGGATGGGACCCAGCTTAG